The proteins below are encoded in one region of Avibacterium volantium:
- a CDS encoding zeta toxin family protein: MQNSLAIFYCGTNGAGKSTLRSFNQDSVQVVIDSDHIAMELNPQNPRRADIEAGRKAVELFKYALKNQVSFSMESTLAGKSILHRMQQAKSKGFCVRLNYIGVNDPDINVKRVQARVANGGHFIDEATIRKRYEISRQNLILALPFCDEAFIYDNSAEMPILIFHLSKSKMITQFEQVLPSWCENLLAELLQSNFNLV, encoded by the coding sequence ATGCAAAATAGTTTAGCCATTTTCTATTGTGGGACAAATGGTGCTGGAAAAAGTACCTTACGTTCTTTTAATCAGGATTCTGTTCAAGTAGTGATTGATTCTGATCATATTGCGATGGAACTTAATCCACAAAATCCTCGACGCGCAGATATAGAGGCGGGGAGAAAAGCGGTTGAATTATTTAAGTATGCACTTAAAAATCAGGTTTCGTTTTCAATGGAATCGACTCTTGCAGGAAAGTCTATTTTGCATCGTATGCAGCAAGCTAAATCAAAAGGGTTTTGCGTAAGATTAAATTATATCGGGGTCAATGATCCTGACATTAATGTGAAAAGGGTGCAGGCGAGAGTGGCTAATGGTGGACATTTTATTGATGAAGCTACCATTCGTAAACGTTATGAAATAAGTCGGCAAAATTTAATTTTAGCATTACCTTTTTGCGATGAAGCATTTATTTATGATAATTCAGCGGAAATGCCGATACTTATTTTTCATCTTTCTAAATCGAAAATGATTACGCAATTTGAACAAGTATTACCTAGTTGGTGTGAAAATTTATTAGCAGAATTATTACAATCAAATTTTAATTTAGTTTAG
- a CDS encoding valine--tRNA ligase, with product MTQKFEMADRFDPSAVEQALYKHWEEAGYFKPNENPNAPSYSIAIPPPNVTGSLHMGHAFQQTLMDTLIRFHRMEGDNTLWQAGTDHAGIATQMVVERKIAAEEGKTRHDYGREAFIEKIWDWKAYSGGTISQQMRRLGNSIDWDRERFTMDDGLSDAVKEVFVRLHEQGLIYRGKRLVNWDPKLHTAISDLEVENKESKGSLWHFRYPLANGEKTADGKDYLVVATTRPETMLGDTAVAVHPEDERYQSLIGKTVILPLANREIPIIADDYVDREFGTGVVKITPAHDFNDYEVGRRHQLPMVNVMTLNADIRDEPEIIGVDNKPLADYVAEIPEKYRGMERFAARKQIVADFDALGLLEEIKPHDLKVPYGDRGGVPIEPMLTDQWYVSVKPLAEVATKAVEDGEIQFVPKQYENLYFSWMRDIQDWCISRQLWWGHRIPAWYDAEGNIYVARSEAEVRSKYHLNSDVKLKQDEDVLDTWFSSALWTFSTLGWPQQTKELKMFHPTDVLITGFDIIFFWVARMIMFTMHFIKDENGKPQVPFKTVYVTGLIRDENGQKMSKSKGNVLDPIDMIDGISLDDLLEKRTGNMMQPQLAEKIAKATRKEFANGIAAHGTDALRFTLAALASNGRDINWDMKRLEGYRNFCNKLWNASRFVLTNDKLDLSEGEVEYSLADRWINSEFNRAVEAVRAAFAQYRFDLAANAIYEFTWDQFCDWYLELTKSVFAQGSAAQKRGASRTLVRVLEKLLRLAHPIIPFITEEIWQKVKGFAGVSGDTIMLQPYPQYEPSQIDEQAEQQIDWLKEIIIAVRNIRAECNIAPSKGLDALLRHLTPEQQQILADNCTLLASMAKLDSVEVLNDGVEAPFSVTKLVGNAELLIPMAGFIDKATELARLTKELEKLNGEIARIENKLSNEAFVAKAPEQVIAKERQKMQGYQEAIAKVQAQYQAIEAL from the coding sequence ATGACACAAAAATTTGAAATGGCAGATCGTTTTGATCCTTCTGCCGTAGAACAAGCACTTTATAAACACTGGGAAGAAGCGGGCTATTTTAAGCCGAATGAAAACCCAAATGCCCCAAGCTATTCTATTGCGATTCCACCGCCGAATGTAACGGGATCTTTGCATATGGGACACGCTTTCCAGCAAACCTTAATGGATACCCTGATCCGTTTCCACCGTATGGAGGGGGATAACACCCTCTGGCAGGCGGGGACTGACCACGCTGGGATCGCCACGCAAATGGTGGTGGAGCGTAAAATCGCAGCGGAAGAGGGCAAAACTCGCCACGATTACGGACGCGAAGCTTTTATCGAAAAAATTTGGGATTGGAAAGCCTATTCAGGTGGCACAATCAGCCAGCAAATGCGCCGTTTGGGTAACTCGATTGACTGGGATCGTGAGCGTTTCACTATGGACGATGGGCTTTCTGATGCGGTGAAAGAAGTGTTTGTGCGTCTGCACGAACAGGGCTTGATTTATCGTGGTAAGCGTCTGGTAAACTGGGATCCAAAATTGCACACGGCAATTTCCGATCTTGAAGTAGAAAATAAAGAAAGCAAGGGTTCGCTCTGGCATTTCCGCTATCCGTTAGCCAATGGCGAAAAAACGGCAGACGGCAAAGATTATTTAGTGGTTGCCACTACTCGTCCTGAAACAATGTTGGGTGATACCGCGGTGGCAGTTCACCCAGAAGATGAGCGTTACCAATCTCTTATCGGAAAAACCGTGATTTTACCGTTAGCAAACCGTGAAATTCCGATTATCGCTGATGATTATGTGGATCGTGAGTTCGGTACTGGTGTGGTCAAAATCACCCCAGCACACGATTTTAACGACTACGAAGTGGGCAGACGTCATCAATTACCAATGGTAAATGTAATGACGTTAAATGCGGATATTCGTGATGAGCCAGAAATCATCGGTGTGGACAATAAACCGTTAGCGGATTATGTGGCTGAAATTCCAGAAAAATATCGTGGAATGGAGCGTTTTGCAGCGCGTAAGCAAATCGTGGCGGATTTTGATGCCTTAGGCTTATTGGAAGAAATTAAACCGCACGATTTGAAAGTGCCTTATGGCGATCGCGGTGGCGTGCCGATTGAGCCAATGCTTACGGATCAATGGTATGTGAGCGTAAAACCATTGGCAGAAGTGGCGACCAAAGCGGTGGAAGATGGCGAAATCCAATTCGTACCAAAACAATATGAAAACCTCTATTTCTCTTGGATGCGTGATATTCAAGACTGGTGTATTTCTCGCCAACTTTGGTGGGGACATCGCATTCCTGCGTGGTATGACGCAGAGGGCAACATTTATGTGGCACGCAGTGAAGCTGAAGTGCGGTCAAAATATCACTTAAATTCTGACGTGAAACTGAAACAAGATGAAGACGTGCTAGACACTTGGTTCTCATCGGCGTTATGGACATTCTCTACCCTTGGCTGGCCACAGCAAACAAAAGAGTTGAAAATGTTCCACCCAACAGATGTGTTAATCACAGGATTTGACATCATTTTCTTCTGGGTGGCACGAATGATTATGTTCACAATGCACTTCATCAAAGATGAAAATGGCAAACCGCAAGTGCCGTTCAAAACCGTGTATGTAACGGGCTTGATCCGTGATGAAAACGGACAAAAAATGTCGAAATCAAAAGGCAACGTGCTTGATCCGATTGATATGATTGACGGCATCAGCCTTGATGATTTATTGGAAAAACGCACCGGCAATATGATGCAGCCGCAATTAGCGGAAAAGATTGCAAAAGCTACACGCAAAGAGTTTGCTAATGGCATTGCGGCTCACGGTACTGATGCCTTACGTTTCACCCTTGCAGCATTAGCCAGTAATGGGCGTGATATTAACTGGGATATGAAACGCTTAGAAGGCTATCGCAATTTCTGTAATAAGTTATGGAATGCAAGCCGTTTTGTTCTCACCAATGACAAATTGGATCTTTCAGAGGGTGAAGTGGAGTATAGCCTAGCGGATCGTTGGATCAATTCTGAGTTTAATCGTGCTGTGGAAGCGGTGCGTGCTGCATTCGCACAATATCGTTTTGATTTGGCGGCGAATGCTATTTACGAGTTCACTTGGGATCAGTTCTGTGACTGGTATTTGGAGCTCACTAAATCAGTATTTGCGCAAGGCAGTGCCGCACAAAAACGTGGCGCAAGCCGTACCTTAGTGCGTGTATTGGAAAAATTATTGCGTTTAGCACACCCAATTATTCCATTTATTACCGAAGAAATTTGGCAAAAAGTGAAAGGTTTTGCGGGTGTGAGTGGCGATACCATTATGCTACAACCTTATCCGCAGTATGAGCCGAGCCAAATTGATGAGCAAGCTGAACAGCAAATTGATTGGTTGAAAGAAATCATTATCGCCGTGCGTAATATCCGTGCGGAATGTAACATCGCACCGAGCAAAGGCTTAGACGCATTATTACGCCATTTAACGCCAGAACAGCAACAAATTCTTGCCGATAACTGCACATTATTAGCAAGTATGGCGAAATTAGACAGCGTTGAAGTGTTAAATGATGGGGTAGAAGCGCCATTCTCAGTAACCAAATTGGTTGGCAACGCGGAACTTCTTATTCCAATGGCAGGCTTTATTGATAAAGCCACCGAGCTAGCACGCTTAACTAAAGAGCTAGAAAAACTCAACGGTGAAATTGCGCGTATTGAAAACAAATTGAGCAATGAAGCCTTTGTAGCGAAAGCCCCTGAGCAAGTGATTGCGAAAGAACGTCAAAAAATGCAAGGCTATCAAGAAGCGATTGCAAAAGTTCAAGCGCAATATCAGGCGATCGAAGCCCTTTAA
- the pgsA gene encoding CDP-diacylglycerol--glycerol-3-phosphate 3-phosphatidyltransferase: MKLNFPTILTLFRVVLIPFFVLAFYLPFAWAPFLTTAIFFVAAVTDWFDGYLARKWNQSTPFGAFLDPVADKVMVVAALVLVVEYQHSFWVTLPAIVMISREIIVSALREWMAEIGSRSKVAVSWLGKVKTASQMLALGGLLWRYNVLMEIAGIVFLYIAAILTVWSMLQYLKAAKDNLLEE, translated from the coding sequence ATGAAATTAAACTTCCCAACAATTCTGACCTTATTCCGTGTGGTGCTTATCCCATTTTTTGTCTTGGCGTTTTATCTCCCTTTTGCTTGGGCGCCATTTTTAACCACCGCGATCTTTTTTGTCGCTGCCGTTACAGACTGGTTTGATGGCTATTTGGCACGAAAATGGAATCAAAGCACGCCCTTTGGTGCATTTCTCGATCCCGTTGCAGACAAAGTGATGGTGGTTGCTGCACTGGTGTTAGTGGTGGAATATCAGCACAGTTTCTGGGTAACCTTGCCTGCGATAGTAATGATCTCAAGGGAAATCATCGTTTCCGCCTTGCGTGAATGGATGGCGGAAATCGGCAGCCGTAGCAAAGTAGCCGTGTCTTGGCTGGGCAAAGTGAAAACTGCTTCACAAATGCTGGCATTAGGCGGATTGCTATGGCGTTATAATGTTTTAATGGAAATTGCAGGCATCGTATTCTTATATATCGCTGCGATTTTAACCGTGTGGTCAATGCTACAATATCTCAAAGCCGCAAAAGATAATTTATTAGAAGAATAA
- a CDS encoding 3-phenylpropionate MFS transporter, translated as MLKLTPFQWSSFNFFGFYCAYGVIVPFLPIWLAQYGYDVELIGTLISLGYLCRFAGAIFFTKNVRHLNQLIPLSRLLTWLSVLVLIAVSWAVQSLWWLIPILALFHMLNGGIMPVCDTIATSWHQQLGMDYGKSRLFGSLAFIVGSITAGYLLGWLGKSAIIGIIIGYLVFWGLGISLNPTQRFNQQEKQEAAVTASYRELLRNPTTIRMIIATALIQGSHAACYAYGTIYWSANGLSTSQISWLWSLGVVAEVVFFFFSKRFFRTWQIHYLTLFSALAAIIRWTTIAYTTDFTLLIFAQMLHAFTYAMGHFAMIRYITSQPSETIPKLQGLYFASSSCIMMALFTFISGLVYPTSAQMSFVLMAIFVLPAIFLVPKKFSNHLEVIE; from the coding sequence ATGTTGAAACTCACCCCTTTTCAATGGTCATCATTTAACTTTTTCGGTTTTTACTGTGCTTATGGCGTCATTGTGCCGTTTTTACCGATTTGGTTAGCACAGTATGGCTATGATGTGGAATTAATAGGCACATTGATTTCCCTTGGTTATCTGTGTCGTTTTGCCGGTGCTATTTTTTTTACTAAAAATGTTAGGCATCTTAATCAGTTGATTCCATTAAGTCGCCTTCTAACTTGGTTAAGTGTATTGGTGCTAATAGCGGTGAGTTGGGCGGTGCAATCATTGTGGTGGCTTATTCCTATTTTAGCGCTGTTTCATATGTTGAATGGCGGAATTATGCCTGTTTGCGATACCATTGCCACGAGTTGGCATCAGCAGTTAGGAATGGATTATGGCAAAAGCCGTTTATTTGGTTCGTTAGCTTTTATTGTTGGCTCTATTACAGCGGGCTATTTGCTTGGTTGGCTAGGAAAAAGTGCAATTATCGGCATTATTATTGGTTATTTAGTTTTTTGGGGGCTGGGGATTAGTTTAAATCCTACACAAAGATTTAATCAGCAGGAAAAACAAGAGGCTGCGGTAACAGCGAGTTATCGTGAATTATTGCGGAATCCAACGACAATCAGAATGATTATTGCCACCGCCCTTATTCAGGGTTCACACGCAGCTTGTTATGCGTATGGCACGATTTATTGGTCTGCAAATGGTCTTAGCACTTCACAAATTAGTTGGCTGTGGAGTTTGGGGGTGGTAGCTGAAGTGGTATTTTTCTTCTTTTCTAAACGTTTCTTTAGAACTTGGCAAATACATTATTTGACCTTGTTTTCGGCATTAGCCGCAATCATTCGCTGGACAACCATTGCTTACACAACAGATTTTACGCTGCTGATCTTCGCCCAAATGCTACACGCATTCACTTATGCAATGGGGCATTTTGCGATGATTCGTTATATCACTTCTCAGCCAAGTGAAACGATTCCAAAATTACAAGGGCTATATTTTGCAAGCTCTAGTTGTATTATGATGGCGCTTTTCACCTTTATTTCGGGATTGGTTTACCCAACTTCCGCACAAATGAGTTTTGTGCTGATGGCGATTTTTGTTCTACCTGCAATCTTCCTTGTACCGAAGAAATTTTCAAACCACCTAGAGGTGATTGAATAA
- a CDS encoding SDR family oxidoreductase encodes MAILITGASAGFGKAMCEVFIKAGYKVIGAARRLEKLEKLQAELGENFFPLQMDMNNLSEIDRALSKLPEAFQQIDLLVNNAGLALGLEPAHQANFDDWLTMINTNIVGLTYLTRKVLPQMVERQQGHIINLGSIAGTYPYPGGNVYGATKAFVEQFSLNLRADLAGTKVRVTNVEPGLYGGTEFSNVRFKGDDSKAASVYANVQPIEPIDIANTVLWIYQQPAHVNINRIEIMPVAQSFSALNVVRDKN; translated from the coding sequence ATGGCGATTTTAATTACAGGCGCATCGGCAGGCTTTGGTAAAGCAATGTGCGAAGTGTTTATTAAAGCAGGATACAAAGTGATTGGCGCGGCTCGCCGTTTAGAAAAACTGGAAAAGTTGCAAGCAGAGTTAGGCGAAAATTTCTTTCCATTACAAATGGATATGAATAATTTAAGCGAAATTGATCGCGCACTTTCCAAACTTCCTGAAGCATTCCAACAAATTGATTTGCTCGTGAATAACGCAGGTTTAGCGCTAGGTTTAGAGCCTGCACATCAAGCCAATTTTGACGATTGGCTAACAATGATCAATACCAATATTGTGGGCTTAACCTATCTCACCCGCAAAGTGCTACCGCAAATGGTGGAACGCCAACAAGGGCATATCATCAATTTAGGCTCAATCGCAGGCACATATCCTTACCCCGGTGGCAACGTTTACGGCGCAACCAAGGCGTTTGTGGAACAATTTAGCTTGAATTTACGCGCTGATTTAGCTGGCACGAAGGTGCGTGTAACCAATGTAGAACCGGGGTTATACGGTGGCACTGAGTTTTCTAATGTACGTTTCAAAGGCGACGACAGCAAAGCCGCCAGCGTCTATGCCAACGTACAACCCATTGAGCCAATAGACATCGCCAACACCGTGCTATGGATCTACCAACAACCGGCCCACGTTAATATCAACCGCATTGAAATAATGCCCGTAGCACAAAGTTTCTCGGCGTTGAATGTGGTGAGAGATAAAAACTAA
- the mtgA gene encoding monofunctional biosynthetic peptidoglycan transglycosylase — protein sequence MGRKNKKPKWLPRIKQRILRYSFYAFAAFLGITLLFRVVPVPFSSYMAQQKVSHLLNGESYPIKYQWVSLDKISWQMQLAVIAAEDQKFAQHHGIDWDAIDKALKYNKKSTKVRGGSTISQQTIKNLYLWHGQSWLRKGIELPTTLMVELLWSKKRILEVYLNIAEFGNGIFGVEAASQAYFKKSAKQLNQQEAALLAAVLPNPIIFKANKPSAFVQKKQRWIMRQMNALGKGYLTQLN from the coding sequence ATGGGCAGAAAGAATAAAAAGCCAAAATGGTTGCCGCGCATTAAACAAAGAATCTTGCGTTATTCTTTCTATGCGTTTGCTGCTTTTTTAGGCATAACTTTGCTATTTCGTGTTGTGCCTGTGCCATTTTCTTCCTATATGGCACAGCAGAAAGTGAGTCATCTTTTAAACGGTGAAAGTTACCCCATTAAATATCAATGGGTGAGCTTGGATAAAATTTCGTGGCAAATGCAATTAGCCGTTATCGCCGCCGAAGATCAAAAATTTGCTCAGCATCACGGGATTGATTGGGACGCTATCGATAAGGCATTGAAATACAATAAAAAATCAACAAAAGTGCGGGGCGGCTCGACTATCTCACAGCAAACCATAAAAAATTTATACCTATGGCACGGACAAAGCTGGCTACGCAAGGGCATTGAATTACCGACCACCTTAATGGTAGAACTGCTTTGGTCAAAAAAACGGATTTTAGAAGTCTATTTAAACATTGCTGAATTTGGTAATGGCATTTTTGGCGTTGAAGCCGCTAGCCAAGCCTATTTTAAAAAATCGGCGAAACAACTGAATCAGCAAGAAGCGGCGTTATTAGCTGCGGTGCTGCCTAATCCAATCATATTTAAAGCAAATAAACCCAGCGCGTTTGTGCAGAAAAAACAACGTTGGATTATGCGACAAATGAATGCCTTAGGTAAGGGATATTTAACTCAACTAAACTAG
- the trpR gene encoding trp operon repressor, whose product MYVSKNMDQWQAFIEILRTAFAQNKEQELLTLLLTADERDAVGLRLQIVAQLLDKRCSQREIQQNLNTSAATITRGSNMIKTMPPEFMQWVKEQLDGQKE is encoded by the coding sequence ATGTATGTGAGCAAAAATATGGATCAATGGCAGGCATTTATCGAGATTTTACGCACTGCGTTTGCACAAAATAAAGAACAAGAATTACTCACGCTGCTACTCACCGCAGATGAACGAGATGCGGTGGGCTTGCGTTTACAAATTGTAGCGCAGTTATTAGATAAGCGTTGCTCACAACGCGAAATTCAACAAAATCTGAACACCAGCGCGGCAACCATTACAAGGGGATCAAATATGATCAAAACAATGCCACCTGAGTTTATGCAATGGGTAAAAGAACAGCTTGATGGGCAGAAAGAATAA
- a CDS encoding transglycosylase SLT domain-containing protein: protein MKFTQTLLALSLSSLSLFVWGNSAQPARAVNSTAQNTEIKAAENVKQAQNVTEKQNIAEGQNGNKDNVSPENNDAAKALLVSQQKLAREREIYRKLQQYLPLSQSETTLDIAKGLLAQLQDYPLLPYAEHQFLTAKKAALSFDEVIDFAKKYPDFTLKNLSNYWLQQQYDTQNWQGILANVNDLPKDSTVSCIVMTAQQQGKQPSSQTEPEATANKIIEKNTALAIKIKDLWLTGNSSPTQCQAIFQQAYDHSVITEELIKQRALLAVEKNNRALISELAALTRDAELKTWLTNLANLLKSPRLLLSPSNAFYIENLPANDENKQILLAVMPRFIKTITENQLNVSAPFTQLQQWAARFNLSPAQTQGWQSALLSQLFDSENPPIQQWRDATLQTLKEDKQTERRIRVALREKAEIQPWLNLLSEQGKQKDEWRYWQGEVLFQQGKTAQATQIWQQMQQNARGFYPMLAAQRLGVDYQPTMKTFSSNEKPLQRYAKQFARINELQALNDRANIQREWRALLDSSDFTSKLALAQYAEQNQWADLQVEATIQAKAWDYIALRLPNAYQMWFDLFINNKNNAKIHRTFAMAIARQESAWRANVTSSANARGLMQLLPSTAKLTAEQDQLPYKKESQLFDPIDNIMLGTTHLNQLAEKYGNNRILIAAAYNAGARRVDSWLAKSNGKLTMAEFIATIPFYETRGYVQNVLAYDYYYQLLQGEKAEKFTQAEQNRLY, encoded by the coding sequence ATGAAATTTACCCAAACCTTGCTTGCCTTAAGTTTATCTTCGCTTTCCCTTTTCGTGTGGGGAAATTCAGCGCAGCCAGCTCGTGCAGTGAATTCAACCGCACAAAATACAGAAATAAAAGCGGCAGAAAATGTAAAGCAAGCGCAAAATGTAACGGAAAAGCAAAATATCGCGGAAGGGCAAAATGGAAATAAAGACAATGTTAGCCCTGAAAATAATGATGCTGCCAAAGCATTGTTAGTAAGCCAACAAAAACTGGCGCGCGAACGAGAAATTTATCGCAAACTGCAACAATATTTACCCCTTTCCCAAAGTGAAACCACACTAGATATAGCCAAAGGATTATTGGCTCAGCTGCAAGATTATCCGCTCTTACCTTATGCGGAACATCAATTTCTAACCGCGAAAAAAGCCGCCTTGTCTTTTGATGAAGTTATTGATTTTGCGAAGAAATATCCTGATTTTACGCTCAAGAATTTGTCTAATTATTGGCTGCAACAACAATACGATACCCAAAATTGGCAGGGGATTTTAGCCAATGTGAACGATTTGCCCAAAGATAGCACCGTCTCTTGCATTGTGATGACAGCACAACAGCAAGGAAAACAACCTTCATCACAAACAGAACCTGAAGCGACTGCAAACAAAATTATAGAAAAAAACACCGCACTTGCGATAAAAATCAAAGACTTATGGCTCACAGGAAATAGCTCACCTACGCAATGCCAAGCTATTTTCCAGCAAGCTTACGATCACAGCGTGATTACGGAAGAGTTAATCAAACAGCGCGCCCTGCTTGCCGTAGAAAAAAATAATCGTGCCTTAATTAGCGAATTGGCAGCGCTTACGCGAGATGCCGAATTAAAAACTTGGCTGACCAATCTGGCTAATTTATTGAAATCACCGCGTTTATTGCTTTCTCCAAGCAACGCTTTTTATATAGAAAATTTGCCTGCCAATGATGAAAATAAACAGATTTTGCTTGCCGTAATGCCTCGTTTTATTAAAACCATTACGGAAAATCAGCTCAATGTCAGCGCCCCTTTTACCCAATTACAACAATGGGCGGCTCGCTTTAATTTATCGCCCGCGCAAACTCAAGGCTGGCAATCTGCCTTGCTTAGCCAGCTTTTTGATAGCGAAAATCCGCCCATTCAGCAATGGCGCGATGCAACCCTGCAAACCTTAAAAGAAGATAAACAAACTGAACGCCGTATTCGTGTGGCATTGCGTGAAAAAGCGGAGATTCAACCTTGGTTAAATTTGCTTTCAGAACAAGGTAAACAGAAAGATGAATGGCGATATTGGCAAGGTGAAGTGTTATTTCAGCAAGGCAAAACCGCGCAAGCTACACAGATTTGGCAGCAAATGCAGCAAAACGCACGGGGATTTTACCCAATGCTTGCAGCACAGCGTTTGGGCGTGGATTATCAACCTACGATGAAAACTTTCTCGTCCAATGAAAAACCTTTACAGCGTTATGCTAAGCAATTTGCGCGCATTAATGAGTTACAGGCACTCAATGATCGTGCCAATATTCAGCGTGAATGGCGGGCATTGTTAGATAGCTCGGATTTTACAAGCAAACTTGCCTTAGCCCAATATGCCGAGCAAAATCAGTGGGCTGATTTACAAGTGGAAGCCACGATTCAAGCGAAAGCGTGGGATTATATTGCCTTACGTTTACCTAACGCTTACCAAATGTGGTTTGATTTGTTCATTAATAATAAAAATAACGCAAAAATTCACCGCACTTTTGCTATGGCAATCGCTCGACAAGAAAGTGCGTGGCGCGCAAATGTAACTTCTTCTGCTAATGCACGTGGATTGATGCAACTGTTGCCAAGCACGGCGAAGCTCACCGCAGAGCAAGATCAACTCCCTTATAAAAAAGAGAGCCAACTGTTTGATCCTATTGATAATATTATGCTTGGTACAACTCATCTTAATCAGCTTGCGGAAAAATATGGCAATAATCGCATTTTAATTGCTGCGGCTTACAATGCAGGCGCACGGCGTGTTGATAGCTGGCTGGCAAAATCCAATGGCAAGCTCACAATGGCAGAATTTATCGCCACCATTCCGTTTTATGAAACCCGTGGATATGTGCAAAATGTGCTAGCTTACGATTATTATTACCAGCTGTTGCAAGGAGAAAAGGCAGAAAAATTTACCCAAGCCGAACAGAATAGATTATACTAG
- the secF gene encoding protein translocase subunit SecF, translated as MSLFTKDKKVNEYKGVILPFKLIPFMRYRLVGYIFSLIVTALCITSIVTKGFNWGLDFTGGTVVDTHFSQPADLEKIRATLKENGIESPLVQTTGGVRDVMIRLSASAGGADIGTQIKGMLSKLDNDIQIRSVEFVGPNVGEELTQGAIYATLITLLMLLAYIAFRFEWRLAAGGIIALAHDVIVTLGIFSYFQIEMDLTFVAAILSVVGYSLNDSIVVFDRVRENFRKIRRIDTVDIIDISLTQTLSRTLMTSITTLFVVIALFVFGGPTIHSFSLALLIGIGFGTYSTIYIAISIAYDLGLRREHMVIQKVNKDDIDELP; from the coding sequence ATGAGCTTATTTACAAAAGATAAAAAAGTGAATGAATATAAAGGGGTAATCTTGCCATTCAAGCTTATCCCATTTATGCGCTACCGCCTTGTGGGTTATATTTTCTCATTAATTGTTACCGCACTTTGTATTACAAGCATTGTAACCAAAGGCTTTAACTGGGGCTTGGATTTCACTGGCGGTACGGTGGTGGATACGCATTTTTCCCAACCCGCTGATTTAGAAAAAATCCGTGCCACCTTAAAAGAAAATGGTATCGAAAGCCCATTAGTGCAAACCACAGGTGGCGTGCGTGATGTAATGATCCGTCTTTCAGCTTCGGCTGGCGGCGCGGATATTGGCACGCAAATCAAAGGAATGCTCAGCAAATTGGATAATGATATCCAAATTCGCAGCGTGGAATTTGTTGGCCCAAATGTGGGTGAAGAACTTACCCAAGGCGCGATCTATGCGACATTAATCACCTTATTAATGTTGCTTGCCTACATTGCATTCCGCTTTGAATGGCGTTTAGCAGCAGGGGGGATCATTGCCCTTGCGCACGATGTGATTGTAACTCTTGGGATCTTTTCTTATTTCCAAATCGAAATGGATCTCACCTTTGTGGCAGCCATTTTATCGGTGGTGGGATACTCACTGAACGATAGTATCGTGGTATTTGACCGTGTGCGTGAAAACTTCCGTAAAATTCGCCGTATTGACACCGTGGATATTATTGATATTTCACTCACCCAAACCCTATCAAGAACCTTGATGACATCGATCACAACGCTTTTCGTGGTGATCGCGCTATTTGTGTTTGGTGGGCCTACGATCCATAGTTTCTCATTGGCGCTTTTAATCGGTATCGGCTTTGGTACTTATTCCACCATTTATATTGCTATTAGTATCGCCTATGATCTCGGCTTAAGACGTGAACATATGGTGATTCAAAAAGTGAATAAAGACGATATTGACGAATTGCCGTAA